A single region of the Polymorphum gilvum SL003B-26A1 genome encodes:
- a CDS encoding 3-hydroxyacyl-CoA dehydrogenase family protein, whose translation MRFDKTAVLGAGTIGMSWAALFAATGREVAVFDPSPNAERRVLSTIEEVADTLRALGFSHAGEADRVRFTADAAAAVEGAGFVQENVPERLDLKHGLYARIEPVLGADAIVGSSTSGLRLSDLQDGFSDPGRLVLAHPFNPPHLVPLVELMANDRTDPGVVDTAQAFYEGMGKVCVRLRKEVPGHIANRLQAALWREAIHLAVEGVASVEDIDKAVAFGPGLRWAAMGPNTLLHLGGGAGGIRAFCAHLGGAFQSWWEDLGEPRLTPDVVDVLAEGVQAMVGETSPQELAARRDRMILACLLAHARLS comes from the coding sequence ATGCGCTTTGACAAGACCGCCGTCCTGGGGGCGGGCACGATCGGCATGAGCTGGGCGGCGCTGTTCGCGGCAACGGGCCGCGAGGTCGCGGTATTCGATCCCTCGCCGAACGCCGAACGCCGCGTCCTGTCGACGATCGAGGAGGTCGCCGACACGCTGCGCGCCCTTGGGTTCTCTCATGCCGGCGAGGCGGACAGGGTCCGCTTCACCGCGGACGCCGCCGCTGCGGTCGAGGGCGCCGGCTTCGTCCAGGAGAACGTGCCGGAACGCCTGGACCTGAAGCACGGCCTCTATGCCCGGATCGAACCGGTGCTCGGTGCCGATGCCATCGTCGGCAGTTCGACATCGGGACTGAGGCTGTCCGACCTGCAGGACGGCTTTTCCGATCCCGGCCGCCTCGTCCTCGCTCACCCGTTCAACCCGCCGCATCTGGTGCCGCTGGTCGAACTGATGGCAAACGATCGCACGGACCCGGGCGTGGTCGACACGGCGCAGGCCTTTTACGAGGGCATGGGCAAGGTCTGCGTCCGGCTGCGCAAGGAAGTTCCCGGGCACATCGCGAACCGGCTGCAGGCCGCGCTCTGGCGCGAGGCGATCCATCTCGCGGTCGAGGGCGTGGCAAGTGTGGAAGATATCGACAAGGCGGTTGCCTTCGGCCCAGGCCTTCGCTGGGCGGCGATGGGACCGAACACGCTGCTGCATCTGGGCGGCGGGGCCGGCGGCATCCGCGCCTTCTGCGCGCATCTTGGCGGCGCGTTCCAGAGCTGGTGGGAGGATCTGGGCGAGCCGCGGTTGACCCCGGACGTCGTCGATGTCCTGGCCGAAGGCGTGCAGGCCATGGTGGGCGAGACGTCCCCGCAGGAGCTCGCTGCCAGGCGGGACCGGATGATCCTGGCCTGCCTGCTGGCGCACGCCCGTCTTTCGTGA